The proteins below come from a single Nitrosospira sp. Is2 genomic window:
- a CDS encoding YeeE/YedE thiosulfate transporter family protein, whose product MNSVAPGGLEDETEESLSGNVSRSLTEDRQEKFNPEAAHQIMLGLFFGTIFGFLLQKGGVAKYEVLMGALFLTDFTVMKIMLTAIATGMIGIFSLHALELVELHVKPTRYAANIIGGLIFGVGFGLLGYCPGTGAAALGQGNFDAIAGVFGLLAGSYLYAEMSGFLDSTILKWGNRGKIMLPELVGARRIIFILWFVPLLAAILYLLETFFPTAR is encoded by the coding sequence ATGAACTCAGTCGCACCGGGTGGCCTGGAAGACGAAACCGAGGAAAGCCTCAGTGGAAATGTGTCCCGCTCCCTGACGGAAGACCGCCAGGAGAAATTCAATCCCGAGGCAGCGCATCAGATCATGCTGGGCCTTTTCTTCGGCACGATATTCGGGTTTTTGCTTCAAAAAGGCGGGGTGGCCAAGTACGAGGTGCTGATGGGCGCCCTGTTCCTGACGGATTTCACGGTAATGAAGATCATGCTAACGGCAATAGCTACCGGCATGATCGGGATCTTCTCGCTGCATGCATTGGAACTTGTAGAGCTGCACGTGAAACCGACGCGTTACGCGGCTAACATAATCGGTGGTTTGATCTTTGGAGTTGGCTTCGGATTGCTGGGATACTGCCCGGGTACAGGGGCCGCAGCGCTTGGGCAGGGGAATTTTGATGCCATCGCGGGCGTTTTTGGCTTATTGGCAGGCAGTTATCTCTACGCAGAAATGTCGGGTTTTCTGGATTCAACTATTTTGAAGTGGGGCAACCGCGGCAAAATCATGCTGCCCGAACTGGTAGGCGCGCGACGGATCATTTTCATACTTTGGTTTGTACCGCTTCTGGCGGCGATCCTGTATTTACTGGAAACGTTTTTTCCGACGGCACGATAA
- a CDS encoding YeeE/YedE thiosulfate transporter family protein produces MDYSGSDVGAWSPYLVGALIGVLSMATFYFSNQPIGASTAYARVAGLIGKLFSKRHTESLKFYQETKPKIQWDVMLLFGILLGAYIAAYTGDEFTGRWIPQLWEEHFGSSHALRLGVAFLGGAVMAFGARLAGGCTSGHGISGTMQLSVGSWIALMCFFIGGAVTANLMFGI; encoded by the coding sequence ATGGACTACAGTGGAAGCGATGTCGGCGCATGGTCTCCCTATCTGGTCGGCGCATTGATCGGGGTGCTGTCGATGGCGACATTTTATTTCTCCAACCAGCCGATTGGCGCGTCGACGGCCTATGCCCGGGTTGCCGGGCTTATCGGAAAACTGTTTTCAAAACGCCATACCGAGTCGCTGAAGTTCTACCAGGAAACAAAACCCAAGATCCAGTGGGACGTGATGCTCCTGTTCGGGATACTTTTGGGTGCTTATATCGCGGCGTATACGGGGGACGAGTTTACCGGCCGGTGGATACCTCAGCTATGGGAAGAACATTTCGGTTCCAGTCATGCGCTCAGGCTTGGAGTAGCCTTCCTCGGCGGAGCGGTCATGGCGTTTGGGGCGCGTCTCGCGGGCGGCTGCACCAGCGGACATGGCATCAGCGGCACAATGCAGCTATCGGTGGGGTCATGGATCGCGCTGATGTGCTTTTTCATTGGCGGAGCGGTTACCGCGAACCTCATGTTCGGCATCTAG